The Acidimicrobiia bacterium genome segment ATGTCGGCCTTCGTGTAACCCGCGAGCGCGACGAGGAAGCTCGGGATCACGACGATCATGAACGCGGGGATGCCGATCAGCGCCCCGGGCTGCGCGCCCTCCATGATCCCGCCGACGAGGACGAGGAGGATGCCGCCGACGACGCCGACGAGGGTCAGCGGGTCCACGTCAGTCCTCCGGGTCGAGCGTCGGCACCACGCGCAGCGCTGGCACGGGCGGCGCGGGCGTCTCGGCGGCCTGGACGAGAGCGACGATCGACGCGCGGTAGTCGCGCACGCGGGCCACGACCTCGGCCACGCCCTC includes the following:
- a CDS encoding flagellar FlbD family protein; translation: MITLTRLNGPPFALNCDLIERVEGTPDTVITLVDGTKYVVEEGVAEVVARVRDYRASIVALVQAAETPAPPVPALRVVPTLDPED